The genome window TTTTCGGCACTTTTTCTTTCTGTAATGTTTGGACATGTTTTCAGGTCAATGGCAAACTACTACAGGGGAGACAACTACATGCTCTTCTGGTATTCAGTTGCTCTCTTTGGGATTTCATTAGCAGTTAAACATCAGCGAAGAAAATGGACATATAAAAGACTAATCTTTTATTTAATCCCAGCTTTCGGGAGCGGCTTAGCGTCAATATTTTGGCAGGCATATTATCCGATTTTTGTTTTTTTATTGGCAAATGCATTTTTTATTGCACTCTGGGCTTTTTTATTTAGAAAGCAAAAATACTTCGTTGATTCTATATTTTTGACAATTTCTACTGCTGCAGGAGTGTTAATCGCTGTAAAGCTTGGTGAATTGTATGGGTATGGTATGCTGTGGGACAGCGGGACATCTAGAAAGATTGCCAAGGATTTGGGGCTAACTTTAGGTAATATAAAAGACATCTATCTCTGGAGCCATCTTAGGGTTTTGGTTCCATTAGTGCTGGCAGTTATCCTAATTTTGTTTGTTCTTAGCAGAATTAAAAGCCTTAAGTTTAGATTATTACTCCTTAGCCTAACTATTTTGGTTAGTGGGGTTGTACTTTTCAAGTTTCCAAACGAGTATGTCTTGCTATTGAAAGATATTTTAACGGGTTTTGGGATATTATTTAGAAGTAGAAATTACCCAAACCTTGAGATGCGTAAAGTTACTTTTTCTGATTTATTTGCAGCATATAATATTGTCACGTTTTTGGCTCCCTTCTATCTGTTAAGATTTAGAAAGCCAACTATTGCAGATTTTTTAAATCTTGGATTAATATTTCCAAGCTTGATCATGATCTACTACTGGACGCGCTTCCTCTTTATTGGCTCGATGGCTGTTGCATTAATGGGAGGTGTTGGATTAATTGCATTGTATGATACTTTAGCAACAAGCTTTGAGCCTAGCAGAAGAAAAATGACTGCATTAGGTATTATTTTCTTGGTTTTAATACCTATTACTGCGGGAATTTTAGGATTTGAGAGAACGTACAAAGAGAGACCGTTTATGAATAAACACTGGGAGGATGCCTTGGTTTATCTTAAGAAAAACTCTAACGAAAATGACGTTGCTTTAGCCTGGTGGGATTACGGACATTGGATAAGTTACTATGCAAGGAGAGCTCCAGTAGCCCAGGGAGGTGTAAATTCCTTTGTTGCTAGATATTTCCTTGGACAAGTTGACGACAATCAACTAATGGATAGAGGAGCTGATTATATTATTGTATCTTATGACACAGCAATGAAATTTGGGGCAATTCTAGATACTGCTAAGGCTGAAAAGAAAGGACATTTTCTAGTGGCCTTACCTTTGACTTCAAGAATTGGTGCTCTAGTATTTGAGCGGGGAGAATATAAAATCGTTGCAAGGCCTGGAGATACGTGGGAAATTTTAATCCGCAGCAGAAATGCAGTTTTTTCACCTAAAGAGGCATTTTTGGAGTACAAAAAGAACATAACAAAGCTGAAACTCGAAGGGAAAAAAGTGGCGAATGCATATGTTTACATTAATTTAAACTATGGCTATGCGGTTTTAATGACTGAAAAAACATTCAACACAACTTTAGCTAAATTCTTGTTTACGAACGAGTATTCCAAGGACTACAAACCAATTTACTCTGACGGAGGATATATTAAAATCTTCAAATTTATACATCCAAACATTGAGATAAAAAGAGAGAATTCCACTATTCGTTTTGAAGTAAATGGAGGCAATGAAGAGTACACCCTCTGCATCTCTGGATTTTATGAAAATGGTACAAAAATTTTCAATGAATGTGATCCTATAAGCAAAAATAACGTACTTCTTCTTGAACTGAAAATTCCCGAGATTAAGGTTATTAGATACACTCTTCGTGAGAAGAAGAGGGTTCTAGATGCTGGAGTTTTTAGAGTCAGTTAGATTAATTAGTAATAACCTTTTTAATTGTGTAGAGTATTACAATAAAGAGGTGTACCTCATGAAGGCGTTAATACTTTCTGGTGGACACGGAACTAGGTTGAGGCCTTTGACTTATTCTCAGCAGAAGCAACTGATTCCTGTTGCTAATAAACCGGTTCTCTTCTATGCTATTGAGGATGTCATAGAGGCAGGGATTCATGATATTGGAATCATTGTTGGGCCCAACAAGGATCAAGTGATTGAAACTGTAAAAAGCGTCGATTGGGATGCAGATATTGAATTCATTTATCAGGGAGAGCCGAAAGGTCTTGCACATGCGATAAAAGTTGCGAGGGATTACCTCGGTGATGATGATTTTGTGATGTATCTTGGTGATAACATCCTTAGGGAAGGCATCGTAAGGCATTTGGAGCATTTTAAAAAGGGCAATTTTGATGCGAGCATCTTGCTCTGTGAGGTTGACAACCCCCAAAGGTTTGGTGTGGCTGAGCTTAGTGAAGATGGGAAGACGATAAAACGCTTAATAGAAAAGCCAAAAGTTCCCCCGAGCAATTTGGCCTTAGTGGGAATTTACTTCTTCAAACCAGTAGTTCATGAAGCAGTTGACAACATAAAACCCTCATGGAGAAATGAGCTTGAAATTACAGATGCAATTCAATGGTTAATTGATCACGGCTACAAAGTGGGGTGGACAAAAGTTGAGCACTGGTGGAAAGATACAGGAAAGCCCGAGGACATTTTGGATGCAAACAGATTGATTTTGGATGACATCGAGAGGGACATAAGAGTAGAAACTAAGGCAAGAATCATTGGAAGAGTGATTATTGAGGAAGGACCTGAGATTGATGAGAATACCGTTATCAAAGGCCCAGCGATAATTGGAAAGAACTGTAAGCTCAAAAACGCTTACATTGGGCCTTACACGAGTATAGGCGACAACTGTATAATTGAAAACACAGAGATTGAAGATTCTGTGATTTTAGAGGGAGCCGAGATTAGATGCGGCGGAAGGATAGTTGAAAGCTTAATTGGGAGAAATGTGAAGATTTTAGAGCAGAACAATCACCCGATTGGAAGAAGATTAATAATTGGAGACAATTCACAACTGACGCTTTGAGGTGAAAGCATGAAAATATTGGTAACTGGTGGTGCAGGATTCATTGGGAGCAATTTCATACATTACATTTTAGAAAAGCACGAGGACTGGGAAGTAATAAATTTAGACAAGCTTGGCTACGGTTCAAACTTGGCAAATTTGAAAGATATTGAAGGCGATGAAAGATACACATTCGTTAAGGGAGATATAAACGATTTTGAGCTTGTCAAGGAGATTATAAAGAAGGTTGATGCTGTTGTGAACTTCGCTGCTGAGAGTGTTGCAGAAAATGAGTTTGTAGCAATTCATAGGCATGGTAGAATTAGACTTGTTACTTTTGGAGAGTTATTTGAAGAGCTTAGCAAGACTAACAAAGTAATAAAAGATGGGAAACATGAGATAATTGACGTTTCAGGGAAGAATATCAAGGTGTTGTCATTCTATAACGGTTATGGGGCATGGTTTCCCTTGAAGAAGGTTATCAGACACTACTACAAAGGAAGACTTCTTTGCTTACGTCAAAAATGGGGAGAAATTTATGTTACTCCAAATCACTCTGTGTATGATGTGTTTGGGAACCTTGTTAGTGCAGAATCGAATCCTGAGCTTTTGGCAATTAGGAGGATAAACTATTATCCCCACGAACATAAGTTCAAGAGCCATATCTCAGCTCGTGCTGAGGGAAATGGACACTTAAGGGTAACTCTTGACAAAGTGTATACTGGGAAGAAACTAGAAGCCCTCCTAAGACTGCTCGCTGCTTATATTTCAGAGGGAAACGCAACCTACAACAAGGCAAATGGGTCATATTCTGTGGTTATAAACAACAGAGACAAAGATTGGCTGAAGCTATTGGCTGAAGATTATATGCTAATTTCGAATGGCTCATATTCAATCACAAAACGAAAGGATACTGTTTATCAGTTGGAACTAAAGAGCAAAGAATTTTATCAAATGTGTATAAACCTATGTGGCAAGAGTGCTCCAGAAAAAAGACTTCCAGATTTTATTTATGGTTTAGATAGAAAATACCAGATGCTATTCTGGGAAACGTTATTGAAAGGAGATGGGACATATAGAAAGTGGTCAAGGGACAAAACGGCTGAATACACAACGGTTTCAAGGAGATTAGCGGCAGGTTTGGGTTTGCTCTTGGCGTTGATGGGTATTGATTATACCTATTATATAAGTAAACCAAGAAGAGGGAACTACACCTCCTACACGATTAGAACAAGGCTGTTTTATAATGTTTCCACTGGAAAGAGGGAATTAATTGAGGTTGAGTACGAGGGTTATGTGTATGACTTAGAAGTTGAGAAGTCCCATAATTTCATCGCCGGTGTTGGAAATATAGTAGCCCACAACACTCATGTGGATAGAAGCATCTCAAGCCCTTATGCATTTATTGAGAGCAACGTTCTGGGTGTTTACACCGTTTTGGAGGCTATAAGGAAGGAAAACCCGGAGATAAATGCTGTTTTTGTCTCGACAGATGAGGTATACGGAGATATAATCGAAGGTTCCTTTACTGAAGACGATAGATTAATGCCCTCTTCTCCATATTCGGCAAGCAAAGTTGCAGGTGATATGTTAGTTTTGGGCTACGCAAGAACTTATAATCTGAATGCTTCGATAACAAGATGCACTAACAACTACGGCCCTTACCAGTTCCCTGAAAAGCTCATCCCGAAAACAATAATCAGAGCAAGCATGGATCTTAAAATACCAATTTACGGCACAGGCCAAAACGTTAGGGACTGGCTTTACGTTTTGGATCACTGTGAGGCAGTTGAGCTTGTCTTAGAAAAAGGCGAGAAGAGAGAAGTTTACAACATTTCAGCTGGAGAAGAGAAGACCAACCTCGAAGTCGTGAAAACCATCTTAAGGCTTATGGGCAAGGATGAGGATTTAATAGAGTTCGTTGAAGACAGGCCGGGACATGATATACGGTATAGCCTTGATTCAACTAAGATTAGGGAACAGCTTGGCTGGAAGCCAAAGCACAAGTTCGAAGAAGGAATCAAAAAGACAGTTGAGTGGTATCTGAGCAATGAGTGGTGGAGGCCGTTAGTTAATGAGAAAGTTCTCCATCCAACGCCGTGGAAGCTGAGGTGGTAGGAAAGTTTTTATCAATCTCAGCCAAACCAATGTAAGGGGTAGTGGCATGAAGACTAAGTACAAAAAGATTGAATTTGAGGTTAAAATTCCTGACGATGTGAATATTGAGGAAATTAGGGAAAGTCTTAAACGCATTATTTTAAGATACCTGAAAGAAGAGGGATTAAGCGAGAAGGAGCTTGAAAAAGTAAGGATAAACATCAAGCTGGTGGAAGGGAATGAAGAACCTGAAAGTTGAAATTATCCTTCCTGGTAGAGTAAAAAAGAGAAAAGTTGGTAAAAAGATAAAGGAATACATTGAAGCTGTTAAAGCCGCAGAGAGGCTGAACAAACTTCTCGATGAGGTGGATCTGGATGAAATCGAAAAAGAAGTCGAGGACTTCAGGAAAAAGTTCAAGTTCAGAGGTTCTTCTCATTGACACCTCAGTTTTAATTGACCACTTCAAAAAGAGGACACATTTAGAGCTCTGGGGAAATGCTATTTCGACGGTCACTCTTTTGGAGTTTTTAAGAGGTGTACCGGGCGAAGAAAGGCGTAAAGCGTTTCTCAGGGAGCTGCGGAAGCTGTTTAAAATAGAAGAGATTGATGATCCTGTTGTTTTAACGTACTGTAAATTATACCGAGCCTTGAAGCGTAATGGTGAGCTGATTGAAGACGCTGATCTTTTGATTGCCGCTACTGCAATCGCTAAAGGTTACACTTTGTGGACTAAAAACATAAGGCATTTTGAACGTTTAGAAAAGTTTGGTTTAAAACTTTTTAAAGGATAAGGTGGTAGCAATGCCGTTCGAATTCAAAAGGTTGGAAATTCCCGATGTGATTTTAATTAAGCCTAAGGTCTTTGAAGACGAGCGTGGATTCTTTATGGAGACTTACAAAAAGCCTGACTTTGAAAAAGCTGGAATAAAGGGAGAATTTGTTCAGGATAACCACTCAAAGTCTAAGTATGGTGTTCTTAGAGGTTTGCACTTTCAGAAGGAGCCTTATGCTCAGGCAAAAATAGTAAGATGTATAAGGGGAGTTATCTATGATGTTGCCGTCGATTTAAGGAAAAATTCACCAACATTTGGGAAATACGTAGGAGTTATTCTTTCAGAATTCAATAAATATCAGCTTTACATCCCGAGGGGCTTCGCTCATGGGTTTGTTGTTCTGAGTGATGTTGCTGAAGTTGTTTATAAGGTGGATAACGTTTATGCTCCGGATTATGAAGGGGGCTTAATATGGAACGACCCGGATGTTAATATTCAGTGGCCCATTGAGAATCCGATAGTCTCGAAGAAAGATCAAAAACTGCCAACTTTGAGAGAGTTAATTGAGAAGAATGAGCTGTTTTAGGTGATTCAATATGAAGGTTGCAATAATTGGAGCAAACGGCCAGTTAGGGACGGATTTAGTTGAAGTCTTTGGGGAAGAAGCAATTCCTTTGACTCATAAAGATTTAGATGTTACTGATTTTGAAAGTTTGAAGATTTTGAAAGAACTTAAGCCCGATGTGATAATTAATACAGCCGCGTATGTTAGAGTTGATGATGCTGAACTTTATCCAGAGAAAGCATTTGCTGTGAATGCAATCGGAGCACTGAATGTCGCAAAAATAGCCAATGGGATTGGTGCTGTTAATGTTTACATCAGCACAGATTACGTTTTTGATGGAACTAAGGGGGAGCCTTACACTGAGGATGATCTTCCGAATCCGCTGAATGTTTACGGACTGAGCAAATATGCTGGGGAGATTTTCACGAGGAATTATTCTCCAAAGCACTACATCATCAGGGTTGCCAGTCTTTATGGAAAAGCCGGGGCGAGCGGGAAGGGAGGAAACTTCGTCGAGTGGGTCATCGAGAAGGCGAAGCGCGGGGAAGAGCTTAAAATTGTGGATGATCAATTTATGAGCC of Thermococcus sp. M39 contains these proteins:
- a CDS encoding STT3 domain-containing protein; this encodes MKRFEKVFEPKVALPLITLIAAVFRLIPLRYKYLFGYDPYFHLAYIEESLKAGYWLKFITFANGPWGAKVSHPLGLYLAPYYVYKFLSVFGVSLYDAFRITPVIFGVFTIVFFYLAMLNFYGKREAFFSALFLSVMFGHVFRSMANYYRGDNYMLFWYSVALFGISLAVKHQRRKWTYKRLIFYLIPAFGSGLASIFWQAYYPIFVFLLANAFFIALWAFLFRKQKYFVDSIFLTISTAAGVLIAVKLGELYGYGMLWDSGTSRKIAKDLGLTLGNIKDIYLWSHLRVLVPLVLAVILILFVLSRIKSLKFRLLLLSLTILVSGVVLFKFPNEYVLLLKDILTGFGILFRSRNYPNLEMRKVTFSDLFAAYNIVTFLAPFYLLRFRKPTIADFLNLGLIFPSLIMIYYWTRFLFIGSMAVALMGGVGLIALYDTLATSFEPSRRKMTALGIIFLVLIPITAGILGFERTYKERPFMNKHWEDALVYLKKNSNENDVALAWWDYGHWISYYARRAPVAQGGVNSFVARYFLGQVDDNQLMDRGADYIIVSYDTAMKFGAILDTAKAEKKGHFLVALPLTSRIGALVFERGEYKIVARPGDTWEILIRSRNAVFSPKEAFLEYKKNITKLKLEGKKVANAYVYINLNYGYAVLMTEKTFNTTLAKFLFTNEYSKDYKPIYSDGGYIKIFKFIHPNIEIKRENSTIRFEVNGGNEEYTLCISGFYENGTKIFNECDPISKNNVLLLELKIPEIKVIRYTLREKKRVLDAGVFRVS
- the rfbD gene encoding dTDP-4-dehydrorhamnose reductase, with the protein product MKVAIIGANGQLGTDLVEVFGEEAIPLTHKDLDVTDFESLKILKELKPDVIINTAAYVRVDDAELYPEKAFAVNAIGALNVAKIANGIGAVNVYISTDYVFDGTKGEPYTEDDLPNPLNVYGLSKYAGEIFTRNYSPKHYIIRVASLYGKAGASGKGGNFVEWVIEKAKRGEELKIVDDQFMSPTYTKDVARTLREFLKLKPEFGVYHMVNGGYCSWYEFTRAIFEILGWEVEVKPIKSSELKRLAKRPRFSALKNEKLEKIGLKMKHWREALGEYLKEKRYL
- a CDS encoding type II toxin-antitoxin system VapC family toxin → MKSKKKSRTSGKSSSSEVLLIDTSVLIDHFKKRTHLELWGNAISTVTLLEFLRGVPGEERRKAFLRELRKLFKIEEIDDPVVLTYCKLYRALKRNGELIEDADLLIAATAIAKGYTLWTKNIRHFERLEKFGLKLFKG
- a CDS encoding glucose-1-phosphate thymidylyltransferase; this translates as MKALILSGGHGTRLRPLTYSQQKQLIPVANKPVLFYAIEDVIEAGIHDIGIIVGPNKDQVIETVKSVDWDADIEFIYQGEPKGLAHAIKVARDYLGDDDFVMYLGDNILREGIVRHLEHFKKGNFDASILLCEVDNPQRFGVAELSEDGKTIKRLIEKPKVPPSNLALVGIYFFKPVVHEAVDNIKPSWRNELEITDAIQWLIDHGYKVGWTKVEHWWKDTGKPEDILDANRLILDDIERDIRVETKARIIGRVIIEEGPEIDENTVIKGPAIIGKNCKLKNAYIGPYTSIGDNCIIENTEIEDSVILEGAEIRCGGRIVESLIGRNVKILEQNNHPIGRRLIIGDNSQLTL
- the rfbC gene encoding dTDP-4-dehydrorhamnose 3,5-epimerase, which produces MPFEFKRLEIPDVILIKPKVFEDERGFFMETYKKPDFEKAGIKGEFVQDNHSKSKYGVLRGLHFQKEPYAQAKIVRCIRGVIYDVAVDLRKNSPTFGKYVGVILSEFNKYQLYIPRGFAHGFVVLSDVAEVVYKVDNVYAPDYEGGLIWNDPDVNIQWPIENPIVSKKDQKLPTLRELIEKNELF
- the rfbB gene encoding dTDP-glucose 4,6-dehydratase, producing MKILVTGGAGFIGSNFIHYILEKHEDWEVINLDKLGYGSNLANLKDIEGDERYTFVKGDINDFELVKEIIKKVDAVVNFAAESVAENEFVAIHRHGRIRLVTFGELFEELSKTNKVIKDGKHEIIDVSGKNIKVLSFYNGYGAWFPLKKVIRHYYKGRLLCLRQKWGEIYVTPNHSVYDVFGNLVSAESNPELLAIRRINYYPHEHKFKSHISARAEGNGHLRVTLDKVYTGKKLEALLRLLAAYISEGNATYNKANGSYSVVINNRDKDWLKLLAEDYMLISNGSYSITKRKDTVYQLELKSKEFYQMCINLCGKSAPEKRLPDFIYGLDRKYQMLFWETLLKGDGTYRKWSRDKTAEYTTVSRRLAAGLGLLLALMGIDYTYYISKPRRGNYTSYTIRTRLFYNVSTGKRELIEVEYEGYVYDLEVEKSHNFIAGVGNIVAHNTHVDRSISSPYAFIESNVLGVYTVLEAIRKENPEINAVFVSTDEVYGDIIEGSFTEDDRLMPSSPYSASKVAGDMLVLGYARTYNLNASITRCTNNYGPYQFPEKLIPKTIIRASMDLKIPIYGTGQNVRDWLYVLDHCEAVELVLEKGEKREVYNISAGEEKTNLEVVKTILRLMGKDEDLIEFVEDRPGHDIRYSLDSTKIREQLGWKPKHKFEEGIKKTVEWYLSNEWWRPLVNEKVLHPTPWKLRW